Proteins from one Triticum aestivum cultivar Chinese Spring chromosome 7A, IWGSC CS RefSeq v2.1, whole genome shotgun sequence genomic window:
- the LOC123154743 gene encoding aspartyl protease family protein At5g10770, with protein sequence MASIPKLLLLLLCTYLRTLVAHGGDDLRTYKVLHVGSLKSATVNCSQPKVTPSSGGVTVPLHHRHGPCSPVPSTKPPTLKEMLRRDQLRAAYITRKYSGVKGGAGDVEQSDVTVPTTLGTSLGTLEYLITVGIGSPAMTQTMLIDTGSDVSWVQCKPCSQCHTQADSLFDPSSSSTYSAFPCSSSACAQLRRSQQGNGCSSRSQCQYIVKYGDGSSGTGTYSSDKLVLGSSTVKSFQFGCSQSESGNLLEDQTDGLMGLGGGAQSLATQTAGTFGKAFSYCLPPTSDSSGFLTLGAATSGFVKTQMLRSSQVPAYYGVLLQAIRVGGRQLSIPTSVFSAGSIMDSGTIITRLPATAYSALSSAFKAGMKQYPLAQPMGIFDTCFDFSGQSSVSIPTVVLVFSGAAAVNLASDGIILGSCLAFAANNDDRSLGIIGNVQQRTFEVLYDVGGGAVGFKAGAC encoded by the exons ATGGCATCTATTCCGAAGCTACTGCTTCTCCTGCTGTGCACCTATCTTCGCACTCTCGTTGCTCACGGAGGGGACGATCTTCGCACCTACAAGGTTCTGCACGTCGGCTCTCTGAAATCTGCCACCGTCAACTGCTCCCAGCCCAAAG TGACTCCATCATCCGGCGGCGTCACGGTGCCGTTGCACCACCGGCACGGCCCGTGCTCCCCCGTGCCCTCCACGAAGCCGCCGACCTTGAAGGAGATGCTCCGGCGTGACCAGCTCCGAGCCGCCTACATCACACGGAAGTACTCCGGCGTCAAGGGTGGCGCGGGTGACGTGGAGCAATCGGACGTTACCGTGCCGACCACGCTGggcacctccctgggaacgctggAGTACTTGATCACCGTCGGCATCGGCTCGCCGGCCATGACCCAGACCATGCTCATCGACACCGGCAGCGACGTGTCCTGGGTGCAGTGCAAGCCGTGCTCGCAGTGCCACACCCAGGCGGACTCGCTCTTCGACCCCAGCTCGTCGAGCACCTACTCCGCGTTCCCCTGCAGCTCCTCCGCCTGCGCGCAGCTCCGCCGGAGCCAGCAGGGGAACGGCTGCTCCTCCCGCTCCCAGTGCCAGTACATTGTCAAGTACGGCGACGGTTCGAGCGGGACCGGGACCTACAGCTCCGACAAGCTCGTGCTGGGCTCCAGCACCGTCAAGAGCTTCCAGTTCGGATGCAGCCAGTCTGAGTCGGGCAACCTTCTCGAAGACCAGACCGATGGGCTCatggggctcggcggcggcgctcagTCGCTCGCCACCCAGACCGCGGGGACCTTCGGCAAGGCCTTCTCGTACTGCCTCCCGCCGACTTCAGACTCGTCCGGGTTCCTCACTCTCGGCGCAGCAACCTCCGGTTTCGTCAAGACacagatgctgaggagcagtcagGTCCCGGCGTACTACGGTGTGCTCCTTCAAGCCATCAGGGTAGGAGGCAGGCAGCTCAGCATACCCACCTCGGTCTTCTCCGCGGGGTCGATCATGGACTCCGGCACAATCATCACGCGCCTACCGGCGACCGCGTACTCTGCGCTGTCGTCCGCGTTCAAGGCCGGCATGAAGCAGTACCCGCTGGCGCAGCCCATGGGCATCTTCGACACGTGCTTCGACTTCAGCGGCCAGTCCAGCGTCAGCATACCGACCGTCGTACTGGTGTTCTCTggggccgccgccgtcaacctcgCTTCTGACGGGATCATTCTGGGCAGCTGCCTTGCCTTCGCGGCCAACAACGACGACAGGTCCCTCGGCATCATCGGCAACGTGCAGCAGCGGACGTTCGAGGTGCTGTACGACGTCGGTGGCGGCGCCGTGGGGTTCAAGGCTGGCGCATGCTGA